A single Chlamydia suis DNA region contains:
- a CDS encoding muramidase family protein, whose protein sequence is MFVSRLFLIALMGFGYSAYGAGKAPSLQVLLAEMEDTSSRLHAHQNELVMLSERLDEQDTKLQQLSSAQDHNLPRQVQRLEIDQKALTKTLSVLSQSIEDIRSSVHNKLQEIQREQKNLAQNLRALRNSLQALVDGSSPENYIDFLAGETPEHIHIVKQGETLSKIASKYNIPVVELKKLNKLNSDAIFTDQRLRLPKKK, encoded by the coding sequence ATGTTCGTTAGTCGCTTATTTTTAATTGCCCTTATGGGATTTGGCTATTCTGCTTACGGCGCAGGGAAAGCGCCGTCCTTGCAGGTTCTTCTCGCAGAAATGGAAGACACTTCATCTCGTTTACACGCCCATCAGAATGAGCTTGTCATGCTCTCAGAACGGCTAGATGAACAGGACACTAAACTCCAACAACTTTCATCTGCTCAGGACCATAATCTTCCTCGACAAGTGCAACGTCTCGAGATCGATCAAAAAGCTTTAACGAAAACGCTCTCTGTTCTGTCACAGTCTATCGAGGATATCCGATCATCTGTACACAATAAATTACAAGAAATCCAACGAGAGCAAAAAAATTTAGCTCAAAATTTACGAGCTCTTCGCAACTCTTTACAAGCCCTAGTTGATGGCTCTTCCCCAGAAAACTATATTGATTTCTTAGCAGGAGAAACTCCGGAACACATTCATATTGTTAAGCAGGGAGAAACTCTGAGCAAGATCGCAAGTAAATACAATATTCCTGTTGTGGAGTTAAAAAAACTTAATAAACTGAACTCGGACGCTATTTTTACAGATCAAAGACTTCGTCTTCCGAAAAAGAAATAA
- a CDS encoding peroxiredoxin — translation MGSLVGKQAPLFSGKAVVRGEEKVLSLADFRGKYVVLFFYPKDFTYVCPTELHAFQDKLTDFEERGAVVIGCSVDDAETHARWLTVERNAGGIQGTEYPLLADDSLEISKMFGVLNPEGTLALRATFLIDKQGVVRHAVVNDLPLGRSIDEEIRILDSLIFFENHGMVCPANWRSGERGMVPSEEGLKEYFQTVD, via the coding sequence ATGGGATCTCTAGTTGGAAAACAAGCTCCGCTTTTTTCGGGCAAAGCTGTTGTGCGCGGGGAGGAGAAAGTCCTTTCTTTAGCGGATTTCCGAGGCAAGTATGTTGTCCTCTTCTTTTATCCTAAAGATTTTACTTATGTTTGCCCAACAGAGTTGCATGCGTTTCAAGATAAATTAACTGATTTTGAAGAGCGTGGAGCTGTTGTTATTGGATGTTCAGTCGATGATGCAGAAACGCATGCTCGCTGGCTGACGGTGGAAAGAAATGCCGGTGGAATACAAGGAACCGAGTATCCTTTGCTAGCCGATGATTCTTTGGAAATTTCTAAAATGTTTGGGGTTCTGAATCCGGAAGGCACGCTTGCTTTGAGAGCGACTTTTCTAATCGATAAGCAAGGGGTTGTTCGACACGCAGTGGTCAATGATCTTCCTTTGGGACGTTCTATAGATGAAGAAATCCGTATTTTAGATTCATTGATTTTCTTTGAGAATCATGGAATGGTCTGCCCAGCTAATTGGCGTTCTGGGGAGCGCGGCATGGTTCCTTCCGAAGAGGGATTAAAGGAATATTTCCAGACCGTGGATTAA
- the groEL2 gene encoding variant chaperonin GroEL2, with translation MANSFRNQKQGLQAVLRAARVISQMFSQTIGPYGYGTIVHHVSPPKITHDSQRMLKDFVLPDVFENLGVKLIRDAVLQTRNRFGDGAKTTALLIEALLEEGIASIQQGIDPQEFLRGMLFAEKHLQEIFSRETFSITDPEHLVCVSSIARRFHPDVATVLSNAVRYGGKNGYYILEETGGKSEHWFAEEHAVWDFGYASPYFITHAETGTVEYSQVYILVSESPLHSLDSSFVSFLEAVVQAGKTPLIILAEAFDRELLTMLEINHMEGGFPVCAVRVGGKHARESLEDIAVLTGASLLSEVSLKKDHQEIMTHCLGFVEGICISSTSFCIPREVKNEKRWAEHCSLLQDKLEHLHGEEARESLRKRLARISLGEVRICLTEKSLHQEELAYITSSVQAMTECLRSGCLPGGGCSFIRAAREISVPESLSFGEQEGFIAVLRAVESPFRAIVAKSGRTVEEVFSQVFSHADWRVGFNGLSGAIEDVVAQGICDGASCVQHTLSHAVGTVGALLTSALFFASQEAVLGEELPEE, from the coding sequence GTGGCCAATAGTTTTCGTAATCAAAAACAGGGTCTACAGGCAGTTCTCCGAGCCGCTCGTGTAATATCGCAAATGTTTTCTCAAACAATCGGACCATATGGATATGGAACGATTGTTCATCATGTTTCGCCCCCAAAAATTACTCACGATAGCCAAAGAATGCTTAAAGACTTTGTCTTGCCGGACGTTTTTGAAAATTTAGGGGTTAAACTGATCCGAGATGCTGTTTTGCAAACACGCAACCGATTCGGAGACGGAGCAAAAACAACGGCATTGTTAATCGAAGCTTTGCTAGAAGAAGGAATAGCAAGTATTCAACAGGGGATCGATCCGCAAGAGTTCCTTCGAGGAATGCTGTTTGCGGAAAAGCACCTGCAAGAAATTTTTTCTAGAGAAACCTTCTCGATAACAGACCCAGAACATTTGGTATGCGTGTCCAGTATAGCTCGTCGGTTCCATCCTGACGTAGCTACTGTTTTGTCCAATGCCGTTCGCTACGGGGGAAAGAATGGCTATTATATTTTGGAAGAGACTGGGGGAAAAAGCGAGCATTGGTTCGCAGAAGAGCATGCTGTGTGGGATTTTGGTTATGCTTCCCCCTATTTCATTACTCATGCTGAAACAGGAACTGTAGAGTATAGTCAAGTTTATATTCTGGTTAGTGAAAGCCCGCTGCATTCTTTAGATTCTTCTTTTGTATCTTTTCTTGAAGCGGTTGTACAGGCAGGGAAAACGCCTCTGATTATTTTAGCAGAGGCTTTTGATCGAGAGCTGTTGACTATGTTGGAAATTAATCACATGGAAGGAGGGTTCCCTGTATGTGCTGTGCGAGTGGGAGGGAAGCATGCTCGAGAATCTTTAGAAGATATAGCGGTATTGACTGGGGCAAGTCTATTATCAGAAGTTTCTTTGAAAAAAGATCACCAAGAGATCATGACCCATTGCTTAGGATTCGTAGAGGGGATTTGTATTTCTTCAACGAGCTTTTGTATTCCTAGGGAAGTAAAAAATGAGAAGAGATGGGCCGAGCATTGTTCCTTGTTGCAGGATAAATTGGAGCATTTACACGGAGAAGAAGCTCGCGAAAGCTTAAGAAAGCGATTAGCTAGGATCTCGTTAGGAGAAGTGCGAATTTGTCTTACTGAGAAATCTCTTCATCAAGAAGAGTTAGCCTATATCACCTCTTCTGTACAAGCAATGACAGAATGTTTGCGATCTGGCTGTTTGCCTGGAGGGGGGTGTTCATTCATTCGTGCTGCTCGAGAAATTTCTGTGCCGGAATCTCTTTCTTTTGGTGAGCAGGAGGGTTTTATTGCTGTTCTTCGAGCTGTCGAAAGCCCCTTTCGTGCTATCGTTGCCAAAAGTGGCAGAACGGTGGAGGAGGTGTTTTCTCAAGTATTTTCTCATGCGGATTGGCGTGTAGGATTTAACGGGCTTTCGGGAGCAATAGAAGATGTTGTTGCTCAAGGAATTTGTGATGGGGCGTCCTGTGTTCAGCATACTTTGAGTCATGCGGTAGGGACTGTGGGGGCGTTATTAACCTCGGCCTTATTTTTTGCCTCACAGGAGGCCGTTTTGGGGGAAGAATTGCCAGAGGAATAG
- a CDS encoding DUF1343 domain-containing protein translates to MKTICKLTIVALLFPCMGYTCVRVGLERIFQERQYLEKIRGKRIALISHSAAINRQGEHSLSVFDKHKEVCKLSALCTLEHGYFGASIAETPGYDPVLADIPVVSLFASKEIPSEVIEACDVFVYDVQDIGVRSYSFISALLQVVKASESSQKELIVLDRPNPMGGNMVDGPLPDKGVLPAIPYCYGMTPGELALLYRAWYAPNAQITVVPMQGWKRSMTFADTGLVWVPTSPQVPDSQSAYFYAATGVIGALSITNIGIGYTLPFKVIGAPWMDGCKVAQELNKARLPGVQFLPFMYEPFFGKFKMEICSGVLLVLQDPKVFLPMETQSVILGVLKTLYPKEVEQAFLLLDRLAPRRKAILSLLGCAEFLDVCLQKKYITWPLRTLCVEGRRSFKEARQSFLLAEYAQ, encoded by the coding sequence ATGAAGACCATTTGTAAGCTGACAATAGTCGCCTTGTTGTTTCCTTGTATGGGCTATACTTGTGTTCGGGTCGGCTTGGAACGCATTTTTCAAGAAAGGCAATATCTTGAAAAAATTCGAGGTAAGCGGATTGCTTTAATTTCTCATAGCGCAGCTATCAATCGACAAGGAGAACATTCGCTGAGTGTATTTGACAAGCATAAAGAGGTTTGCAAACTTAGCGCTTTGTGTACGTTGGAGCATGGTTATTTCGGAGCATCGATAGCAGAGACGCCGGGATATGATCCTGTGTTAGCGGACATTCCTGTTGTTTCTCTGTTTGCCTCTAAAGAAATTCCCTCAGAGGTTATTGAGGCTTGCGATGTTTTTGTATACGATGTTCAAGATATTGGTGTGCGTTCGTATTCATTTATTTCCGCATTATTGCAAGTAGTCAAAGCTTCAGAGAGTAGCCAAAAAGAATTAATCGTTTTGGATCGTCCTAATCCCATGGGAGGGAATATGGTCGATGGCCCTTTACCAGATAAAGGGGTTTTACCAGCTATTCCTTATTGTTACGGGATGACTCCCGGAGAACTTGCCTTATTGTATCGTGCCTGGTACGCGCCCAATGCACAAATCACTGTCGTTCCAATGCAGGGCTGGAAGCGTTCGATGACATTTGCTGATACAGGATTGGTTTGGGTGCCCACAAGTCCTCAAGTGCCAGATTCACAGTCTGCGTATTTTTATGCTGCGACAGGTGTTATAGGGGCATTATCTATCACAAATATAGGAATAGGATACACGCTTCCTTTTAAAGTTATCGGCGCTCCGTGGATGGACGGCTGTAAGGTTGCTCAAGAGCTCAATAAAGCGCGGCTTCCTGGGGTCCAGTTCCTTCCTTTTATGTATGAGCCGTTTTTTGGAAAATTTAAAATGGAGATTTGCTCCGGAGTTTTGTTGGTGCTTCAGGATCCGAAAGTGTTTCTGCCTATGGAAACGCAAAGCGTTATTTTAGGGGTTTTGAAAACTCTGTATCCTAAAGAAGTGGAGCAAGCGTTTCTTTTGTTAGATAGGCTGGCTCCTAGACGTAAAGCCATCCTATCTCTATTGGGATGTGCGGAATTCTTGGATGTTTGTTTACAAAAAAAATATATTACATGGCCTTTGAGAACGCTGTGTGTTGAGGGAAGAAGGTCTTTTAAAGAGGCTCGGCAATCATTTTTACTCGCAGAATATGCGCAATAG
- a CDS encoding non-canonical purine NTP pyrophosphatase, protein MKILIASSHGYKVRETKAFLKKIGEFDIFSLVDHPSYLPPKETGETPEENAIQKGIFAAQTFRCWTIADDSMLTIPALGGLPGKRTSSFAGEKASDKDHRKKLLESMLSLENPLDRSAYFECCVALISPFGKIYKAFASCEGTIVFEERGSSGFGYDPLFLKHDYKQTYAELPEEIKNQVSHRAKALVKLQPYVETALSNHLLARNECL, encoded by the coding sequence ATGAAAATTCTTATAGCCAGTTCTCATGGATATAAGGTACGCGAAACCAAAGCTTTTCTAAAAAAAATAGGAGAGTTTGATATTTTTTCTTTGGTAGATCATCCTTCCTACCTTCCCCCAAAGGAGACCGGAGAAACTCCGGAAGAAAACGCTATTCAGAAAGGGATTTTTGCTGCCCAAACTTTTCGTTGTTGGACTATAGCCGATGATTCCATGTTGACTATTCCAGCTTTAGGCGGCCTTCCAGGGAAACGCACCTCTTCTTTTGCAGGGGAAAAAGCAAGTGATAAAGATCATCGCAAAAAACTTTTAGAAAGCATGCTTTCTTTAGAAAATCCTCTTGATCGTTCCGCGTATTTTGAATGTTGTGTGGCTTTAATATCGCCTTTTGGCAAAATCTACAAAGCTTTCGCTTCCTGCGAAGGAACTATTGTTTTTGAGGAAAGAGGCTCTTCTGGGTTCGGATATGATCCGTTATTTTTAAAACACGATTATAAGCAAACGTACGCAGAACTTCCTGAGGAGATTAAAAACCAAGTCTCTCATAGAGCAAAAGCCTTGGTGAAACTACAACCTTATGTAGAAACGGCCCTCTCTAATCATTTACTCGCCAGGAACGAGTGTCTCTAG